The following proteins are encoded in a genomic region of Ornithinibacillus sp. 4-3:
- a CDS encoding S1 domain-containing RNA-binding protein produces MAIEVGSKVKGKVTGITNFGAFVELDEKTTGLVHISEVADTYVKDINEHLTVGDEVTVKIINVEDDGKIGLSIKKAIEKKPERQQRNPKERTETFEAKMNRFLKDSEDRLASLKKHTESRRGGRGAKRG; encoded by the coding sequence ATGGCAATCGAAGTAGGCAGCAAGGTTAAAGGAAAGGTAACAGGTATCACTAATTTTGGAGCTTTTGTTGAGTTAGACGAAAAAACGACAGGACTTGTTCATATTAGTGAAGTTGCTGATACCTATGTAAAAGACATTAATGAGCATTTAACAGTAGGGGATGAAGTTACTGTTAAAATTATTAATGTTGAAGATGATGGCAAAATTGGCTTATCAATAAAAAAAGCGATTGAGAAAAAGCCAGAGCGTCAACAAAGAAATCCAAAAGAGCGTACAGAAACGTTTGAAGCGAAAATGAATCGATTTTTAAAAGATTCTGAAGACCGCTTAGCCTCGTTAAAGAAGCACACGGAATCTAGACGCGGAGGTAGAGGTGCTAAACGAGGATAG
- the spoIIE gene encoding stage II sporulation protein E: MSLDKHQKKLMNADISLITRLQQRIFHQAQYWLIVKGWLFILIGFLLGRAVILTMVSPFAVAFLATMWMMDKGKGKKVLFATVLGGLTYSVEQGLWLSLVMVIFLFLFHTLQSLRVQWKLPMIVFASTITSRIIQYTLTSELTTYEWMLLGVEGVLAVILVLLFMQSIPIIEPDRYRPALKNEEIICMIILIASILTGTIGWAIFNASMEQILARYFVLIFSYVGGAAIGSTVGVVVGLILSLANVANIYQMGLLAFSGLLGGLLKEGKKVGVSVGLIVGTFLVDMYGGSSTWLQSMTESILAIGLFWITPVTFLQQLAKYIPGTEAYMKDQRQYLQKVRDVTARRVEQFSQVFGALSKSFSETEIVPLGEEQQRQETDFFLSQVTERTCQRCFMKEHCWKNNFQRTYSTMEEMKDQLASRKQINLQLKREFENICVRSNKVIDVMKEEMSFFDINQKLKQQMIESKQIVADQLQGVSDIMDDFAKEIVQERKYHEKQEIEILLALEKLGLEIIKLDIFRLDKGNVDIDLTLSVYDYHGEGPKLIAPLLSDLLNELIVVHEEKLSPYPNGYCYLSFRSAKEYVIKTGIATAAKDGGFISGDSFTMMELGTGKFAMAISDGMGNGERAREESEETLRLLQQILQTGIAEKVAIKTINSILALRSTDEIFATLDLVVVNLHNAYARFLKIGSSPSIVKRGNEIFQVEGHNLPIGIIQEVDVDIVTKQLKVGDLLIMMSDGLLDGLIYVTNADLWIRRKLREIQTDHPQEIADLLLEEVIRERSGVIEDDMTVLVAKVMKNTPEWATIPFYGERAQ, encoded by the coding sequence ATGTCACTAGATAAGCATCAAAAAAAATTAATGAATGCAGATATTTCTTTAATCACTAGATTACAGCAACGTATATTTCATCAAGCACAATACTGGCTTATTGTAAAAGGTTGGCTCTTTATTTTAATAGGCTTTTTATTAGGACGAGCAGTAATTTTGACGATGGTTTCCCCATTTGCCGTTGCCTTCCTAGCAACAATGTGGATGATGGATAAAGGAAAAGGGAAGAAAGTTCTGTTTGCAACGGTTCTCGGTGGGCTCACATATTCTGTTGAGCAGGGCCTATGGCTATCACTTGTTATGGTTATTTTCCTGTTCTTATTCCATACTTTACAAAGCTTGCGTGTGCAATGGAAATTACCAATGATTGTTTTTGCCTCTACGATAACTTCTCGAATTATTCAATATACACTCACTTCTGAACTGACTACTTATGAATGGATGCTGCTCGGTGTTGAAGGTGTCCTTGCGGTTATTCTTGTATTATTATTTATGCAAAGTATTCCTATTATAGAACCAGATCGTTATCGACCCGCTTTAAAAAATGAAGAAATTATTTGTATGATTATCCTGATTGCTTCAATATTAACGGGAACAATAGGTTGGGCTATTTTTAATGCTTCTATGGAACAAATATTAGCCAGATATTTTGTGTTAATCTTTTCTTATGTTGGCGGAGCGGCAATTGGATCAACAGTAGGTGTCGTAGTTGGATTAATTTTATCACTCGCCAATGTGGCTAATATTTATCAAATGGGCTTGCTTGCATTTTCTGGTTTACTCGGTGGTTTGTTAAAAGAGGGGAAAAAGGTAGGAGTTAGTGTAGGTTTAATTGTTGGAACCTTTCTTGTTGATATGTATGGAGGATCTTCAACATGGCTACAATCTATGACAGAATCCATTTTAGCAATTGGGTTGTTTTGGATAACACCTGTCACATTCCTTCAACAGCTTGCTAAATATATTCCTGGAACAGAAGCATATATGAAAGATCAGCGGCAATATTTACAAAAGGTTCGCGATGTTACAGCAAGGCGAGTAGAACAATTTTCTCAAGTATTCGGTGCACTTTCTAAGAGTTTTTCAGAAACCGAAATCGTTCCACTTGGCGAGGAACAACAAAGACAGGAGACGGATTTCTTCTTAAGTCAGGTAACAGAACGGACATGCCAACGGTGCTTTATGAAGGAACATTGCTGGAAAAATAATTTTCAGCGCACATACAGTACGATGGAAGAAATGAAGGATCAATTGGCGAGTCGTAAACAAATCAATCTCCAATTAAAGCGTGAGTTTGAAAATATTTGTGTTCGCTCGAATAAAGTTATCGACGTAATGAAAGAAGAAATGTCCTTTTTTGATATAAACCAAAAGCTTAAGCAACAGATGATAGAAAGCAAACAAATAGTAGCAGACCAATTACAAGGTGTCTCAGATATTATGGATGATTTTGCAAAGGAAATTGTACAAGAGCGTAAATATCATGAAAAACAGGAAATTGAAATTCTCCTTGCACTAGAGAAACTAGGCTTAGAAATTATTAAATTAGATATTTTCCGTTTGGACAAGGGAAATGTAGATATTGATTTAACCTTATCTGTTTATGATTATCATGGTGAAGGTCCGAAACTAATTGCTCCTTTGTTATCAGATTTATTAAATGAGTTAATTGTTGTTCATGAGGAAAAATTATCACCATATCCAAATGGCTATTGTTATTTATCTTTTCGTTCAGCAAAAGAATATGTCATTAAAACAGGTATTGCAACAGCTGCAAAGGATGGTGGTTTTATATCTGGTGATAGTTTTACGATGATGGAGCTAGGAACAGGGAAATTTGCTATGGCTATTAGTGATGGAATGGGGAATGGCGAACGTGCACGAGAGGAAAGTGAAGAAACATTACGACTGCTTCAACAAATTTTACAAACTGGAATTGCAGAAAAAGTAGCTATTAAAACAATTAATTCTATATTAGCATTGCGTTCAACAGATGAAATTTTTGCGACGCTTGATTTAGTGGTGGTCAACCTACATAATGCCTATGCTCGCTTCCTGAAAATAGGTTCATCACCTAGCATCGTAAAACGTGGTAACGAGATATTCCAAGTAGAAGGACATAATTTGCCAATCGGTATTATTCAAGAAGTAGATGTAGACATCGTAACAAAACAATTAAAAGTCGGAGATTTACTTATCATGATGAGTGATGGCCTGCTAGATGGTTTGATTTATGTTACAAATGCTGATCTTTGGATAAGAAGAAAGCTCCGTGAAATCCAAACAGATCACCCACAAGAAATTGCAGACCTTTTATTAGAAGAAGTGATTAGAGAACGTTCTGGTGTCATTGAAGATGATATGACAGTATTAGTAGCTAAAGTAATGAAAAACACTCCAGAATGGGCAACTATCCCCTTTTATGGAGAAAGGGCACAATAA
- the tilS gene encoding tRNA lysidine(34) synthetase TilS has translation MRQKVLQFMKQHQLLKKDTTVLVGVSGGPDSMALLHLYKSFSKAWNIRLIALSIDHQLRGEDSIADVAYVRAICADWDIPFEAGTLDVPAYHKMYKVSTQVAARTLRYQFFLEKMQEYDADYLALGHHGDDQVETILMNLTRSSNPAALAGIPVKRSFADGEIVRPLLCVERKEIEEYCAAHQIIPRLDASNEEVTYTRNYFRKYILPLLKEKNERIHVTTQRLSEALQEDESFLEAEAKKAAEKIISEKIKGEKVTIDSMELKSFPRALQRRIYHLILSYLYKKTPKTLSSAHEASFLDLLTKSGYRQLDFPHGLKIEKSYDFIRFSFKNSMQEENAFQQKLLIPTDITLPDGATLQVKYVNEIDKLGKHIIYIHPEDVSLPLQVRFRQTGDAMSWKGLNGSRKLKDIFIDEKIPLKERDNWPIITDDSDEIIWLVGIKKGKKAIEQQDKRTLFVQLRYEQAACRRKNDA, from the coding sequence GTGAGACAGAAGGTGCTGCAATTTATGAAACAACACCAGCTACTCAAAAAAGATACAACAGTACTTGTCGGTGTTTCTGGAGGACCAGATTCCATGGCATTGTTACATTTATATAAAAGCTTCAGCAAAGCATGGAATATTCGTCTTATCGCACTTTCTATTGACCATCAGCTTCGGGGGGAAGATTCCATTGCTGATGTAGCATATGTTCGTGCTATTTGTGCAGACTGGGATATCCCATTTGAGGCAGGGACTTTGGATGTTCCTGCTTATCATAAAATGTATAAAGTTAGTACACAAGTAGCAGCACGAACACTGCGCTATCAATTTTTTCTAGAAAAGATGCAGGAATATGATGCAGACTATTTGGCATTAGGGCACCATGGGGATGATCAAGTGGAGACGATTTTGATGAATTTAACTCGCTCATCTAATCCAGCAGCACTTGCAGGAATCCCTGTGAAACGAAGCTTTGCTGATGGAGAAATTGTACGTCCATTATTATGTGTTGAGCGAAAGGAAATTGAGGAATACTGTGCGGCACATCAAATTATACCAAGATTGGATGCTTCGAATGAAGAGGTGACTTATACAAGAAATTATTTTCGGAAATATATATTACCACTATTAAAAGAGAAAAATGAGCGTATACATGTAACAACCCAGCGATTAAGTGAAGCGCTCCAAGAAGATGAAAGCTTTCTAGAAGCAGAAGCAAAAAAGGCAGCAGAAAAGATTATATCAGAGAAAATAAAGGGTGAAAAAGTAACGATAGATAGCATGGAACTGAAAAGTTTTCCCCGTGCTTTACAAAGGCGAATCTATCATCTAATATTAAGCTATCTATATAAAAAAACACCTAAAACTTTGTCTTCTGCGCACGAAGCATCCTTTTTGGATTTATTAACTAAATCAGGTTATCGACAGCTTGATTTCCCTCATGGTTTAAAAATCGAAAAATCATATGATTTTATTCGCTTTTCTTTTAAAAATTCAATGCAGGAAGAAAATGCTTTCCAACAAAAGCTTTTGATTCCAACAGATATCACTCTTCCAGATGGGGCGACATTACAGGTAAAGTATGTAAATGAAATAGATAAGTTAGGGAAACATATTATTTATATTCATCCTGAAGATGTTAGCCTTCCTTTACAGGTCCGTTTCAGACAAACAGGCGACGCAATGAGCTGGAAAGGTTTAAATGGTAGTAGAAAGCTAAAGGATATTTTTATTGATGAAAAAATACCTTTAAAAGAACGCGATAATTGGCCAATTATTACAGATGATTCTGATGAAATTATTTGGTTAGTAGGGAT